The nucleotide sequence AGAGCGACCGCTCCTGCCAGGACAGGGCCCCCTCGTCCGGCTCCGGTGAGCCGAGCATCCCCTCGACCAGAAAGAGCTCGTGCATGATGCTTCCTCCTCGACCTCGACCCGTGCACCCCGGACGGTCACCCCGGAGTACATGCAGGGAATTACACGCGTGTCATGCCACGCTCGTCAAGCCAAACGGTGTTATCGACGAGATTTCCCGTGATCCGGTGACTGTGGTACGGGTGGGGCTCCGGCGGGCCACGGGGCGCGGGTGGCGCCCGGTCCGCCGCCCCGGGGGTGCACCGCCTCCCCCGGGGCCGCTCCCGGCTGAGAGACTGGCGCCCATGCGCATCACGGCTCTCGCCGGTGGCGTCGGCGGGGCCCGGTTCGTCCGGGGCCTGCGGCACCACCTCGACACCACGCCCGGCCTCGAGGACACCGAGGTCACCGTCGTGGCCAACACCGGTGACGACATCACCCTGTTCGGCCTGCGGGTCTCCCCCGACGTCGACACGCTGCTCTACACGCTCGGCGGCGGCATCGACGAGTCCCAGGGCTGGGGCCGCGCCGACGAGAGCCACCGCGTGCAGTCCGAGCTCGCCGCCTACGGCGCGCAGCCGCAGTGGTTCGCGCTCGGCGACCGCGACGTGGGGACGCACGTCGTGCGCTCGCAGTGGCTCGGCCAGGGCGTGGGCCTCTCGGAGGTGACCGCCCGCCTCGCGGCGCGCTGGGGGCTGCCCGAGCAGCGCATCACGCTCCTGCCGATGACCGACACCCCCGTCGAGACCCACGTGGTCGTCGACGACGGCGACGGCGAGCGCGCGATCCACTTCCAGGAGTGGTGGGTCCGCCACCAGGCCGCGATCCCGGCGCGGCGCTTCGTCGTCGCGGGGCTGGACCGCGCGGCGGCCGCCCCGGGGGTCCTCGACGCGATCCGGCAGGCCGATGTCGTGCTGCTGCCGCCGAGCAACCCCGTCGTGTCCATCGGCATCGTCCTCGGCGTCCCCGGCGTCCGGGACGCCCTGCGCGGCACGACGGCTCCCGTCGTGGGCGTCTCTCCGCTCATCTCCGGGCGCCCGGTCCGCGGGCACGCCGACGCGTGCCTCGAGGCCATCGGCGTGCCCGCCACCGCGGCCGCCGTCGGCGGGCTGTACGAGGACTTCCTCGACGCCTGGCTCGTCGACCCCGCCGACGCCGACACCACGCTGGCGCGGGCCCGGGTCGAGGCCTTCGACGGCCCGCTGCTCATGTCCGACGTCGAGGCGACGGCGCGCATCGCGGCGCATGCCCTGCGCCTGGCGACCGCGGTCACCGCGTGAGCGAGGGCGTCGTCGAGGTCCGCCCGCTCGCCGGCCTGCCCGAGGTCGGGGCCGGGGACGACCTCGCGGCGCTGCTGCTCGCGGCCCTCGCGTCCGACGGGCAGGCGCTGCGCGACGGCGACTGCCTCGTCGTCTCGAGCAAGGTCGTCTCCAAGGCCGCCGGCCTCACGTGGCCCGGCGAGCGCGTCGACGCCGTGGCCGCCCACACCGTGCGCGTGGTCGCCGAGCGCGCCGGGAGCACCGGCGCCACCCGCGTCGTCGAGTCCGTCGCTGGGCCGGTGATGGCCGCCGCCGGGGTCGACGCCTCCAACACCGGGCCGAGCGGCGCGGTGCTGATGCTGCCGGAGCGCCCGGACGTCGAGGCGGGCCGGCTGCGCGAGGCGCTGCTCGCGGCCGCGGCCGACGCCCTCCCCCGCCGGATGCTGGCCGTCGTCCTCTCCGACACCGCCGGGCGCCCCTGGCGCGCCGGCCAGACCGACTTCGCGCTCGGCGCCGCCGGCCTCGCCGTCCTCGACGACCTGCGGGGCGGCGTCGACCACGACGGCCGCCCGCTGGCCGTCACCGCGCGGGCCGTGGCCGACGAGGTCGCCGCCGCCGCCGACCTCGTCAAGGGCAAGGCCGACGGGGTGCCCGCGGCGCTCGTGCGCGGCCTGCCGGCGGCGTGGTTCGTCCCGGCCGCCGGGGACGCCGGCGGAGGCGGACACGTCGAGGGCACCGACGGGGCGGCCGCGCTCGTGCGGACCGGCCCGGGCGACTGGTTCGCGCTCGGGCACGTCGAGGCCGTGCGGGCCGCGCTGGGCGTCGCCCCCGGCTCGCCGGACTCGGACGAGGTCGGGCTGCGCTCCGTCGCCCCCGAGCCGCTGCTCGACCGGGTCGGCCGCGTGGTCGCGCTCGCGCTGCACGACGTCGAGGACGGGTCGGTCGACCTCGAGGTCCGTGACGGGGCCGCCGTGCTGGTGCTCTCCGCGCCCGACCCCTACGACCTCGGCCGGCTCGTCGTGCGCGCGCAGGTGGCCGCCGCCTCCGAGGACCTCACGGCCGTGCTCGGCGAGCGCGGGCCCGCCTCGGTCACCCTGCACCTCTCCTGACCCACGGGGCGCCCGAGCCCACCCGGGCCCCCTCGAGATCAGGCAACACGCAGAGGATCCGGGCCCGACGCCTGCGCGTTGCCTCCTCTCGACGTCCGGGATGCCTCCGCGCCGAGGGGAGGGGTCAGCGGCCGCGGGTGGGCAGGTGCGTCGGCAACGTCATCCGCGGGCCGCGCCGCGGCCGGTGGTGGCCGCCGAGCTCGAGGAGGCGCTGCACCCGGTAGCGGTGCCCGCGCCAGGGCTC is from Arthrobacter sp. NEB 688 and encodes:
- the cofD gene encoding 2-phospho-L-lactate transferase gives rise to the protein MRITALAGGVGGARFVRGLRHHLDTTPGLEDTEVTVVANTGDDITLFGLRVSPDVDTLLYTLGGGIDESQGWGRADESHRVQSELAAYGAQPQWFALGDRDVGTHVVRSQWLGQGVGLSEVTARLAARWGLPEQRITLLPMTDTPVETHVVVDDGDGERAIHFQEWWVRHQAAIPARRFVVAGLDRAAAAPGVLDAIRQADVVLLPPSNPVVSIGIVLGVPGVRDALRGTTAPVVGVSPLISGRPVRGHADACLEAIGVPATAAAVGGLYEDFLDAWLVDPADADTTLARARVEAFDGPLLMSDVEATARIAAHALRLATAVTA
- a CDS encoding coenzyme F420-0:L-glutamate ligase translates to MSEGVVEVRPLAGLPEVGAGDDLAALLLAALASDGQALRDGDCLVVSSKVVSKAAGLTWPGERVDAVAAHTVRVVAERAGSTGATRVVESVAGPVMAAAGVDASNTGPSGAVLMLPERPDVEAGRLREALLAAAADALPRRMLAVVLSDTAGRPWRAGQTDFALGAAGLAVLDDLRGGVDHDGRPLAVTARAVADEVAAAADLVKGKADGVPAALVRGLPAAWFVPAAGDAGGGGHVEGTDGAAALVRTGPGDWFALGHVEAVRAALGVAPGSPDSDEVGLRSVAPEPLLDRVGRVVALALHDVEDGSVDLEVRDGAAVLVLSAPDPYDLGRLVVRAQVAAASEDLTAVLGERGPASVTLHLS